The genomic stretch AACGCTTATTACTGGCGATCTAGCCTTTATCTACGATTCAAACGGAATGTGGAACACCCACTTCCCCGGCAACCTAAAGGTGATTGTAATGAACAATGGTGGAGGAAACATATTCAGGATGATAGAGTCGGGTGAGACCATGCAGGCTGCACGCCCCTACTTTGAAACGCCACATAGCGTCGACCTGAAGTCGCTCGTATCGGCCTTTGGTATTGACTTCTCCTCCTGCAGCAGCATGGAGCAGCTCCGGGAGGGAATTCAATGGCTCTACAGCAATGGCAACAAGCCCGCCGTTCTGGAGGTGAAAACCGATTTCGACATCAACATAAAAACATTTAAGGATTACTACAAACTAATACGACAACCACAATGAGCAGCAGAAATTGGACAACCATAAAGGAGTTTGAGCAGATAAAGTTTGAATACTTTGAGGGCATTGCCAAGATTACCATCAACCGCCCACGCTACCGTAACGCCTTTACTCCCGACACGGTGAAGGAGATGATTGAGTCGATGGTGTACTGCCGCGAAAGCCCCGACATTTACACCGTGATTCTCACCGGCGAAGGCGACAAGGCTTTCTGTAGCGGTGGTGACCAGAACATAAAGAGCACCGCCGGATATATTGGCAAGGATGGCGTGCCACGCCTCAACGTGCTCGACCTCCAAAAGCTGATTCGCTCGCTACCCAAACCCGTTGTGGCCATGGTAAACGGCTACGCCATTGGTGGTGGACACGTGCTGCACGTGGTGTGCGACCTCTCCATTGCCTCGGAGAACGCCATTTTTGGACAAACGGGTCCCAAGGTAGGCAGCTTCGATGCCGGCTTTGGCTCCTCCTACCTTGCAAGGGTGGTGGGTCAGAAGAAGGCGCGCGAAATTTGGTTCCTCTGCGAGCAATACTCGGCTCAGGAGGCGCTGGAGATGGGGTTGGTGAACAAGGTAGTTCCCTTCGACCAGCTGGAGGATGCCACCGTGGCATGGTGCAAGAAGATGATGGAGCACAGCCCACTGGCACTTCGCATGATAAAGGCCGGCCTTAACGCCGAGCTCGACGGGCAGGCAGGCATACAGGAGCTTGCCGGTAACGCCACCATGCTCTTCTACATGACAGAGGAGGCGCAAGAGGGTAAGCGAGCTTTTCTCGAAAAAAGAAAACCCGACTTCAAGAAATTCCCCCGTTTACCCTAAATTGAACAGCACAAGAAGTGGGCAACCCGGTTGCCTTCACTGCAAAACATATACCTATAATGCGTAAGTTAATTCACTGGATGCACGCCATCCGACCAAAAACGCTGCCACTGGCGCTCTCCAGCTCCATTCTGGGGAGCTTCATTGCCGCAGCCGACGGCCTGTTTCGATGGAGCGTGTTTGTGCTGGCGGCTGCCACCTCGCTGCTGCTTCAGGTGCTATCGAACCTAGCCAACGACTATGGCGACTTTGCCAAGGGAACTGACACCGCCGAGAGGATTGGTCCGGCGCGCATGGTGCAAACGGGTGCCATTACGTCACGCCAAATGGTGTGGGCCATTGCCGCTGTGTCGCTCATGACCTTGGTATCGGGTTCGTTGCTCATATTCGAAGGCCTGGGTGGAGGACATGCCCTACTAAAGGTAATCTTCTTCCTGCTCGGTCTCACGGCCATTGGAGCTGCCATTAACTACACCGTGGGAAAAAATCCATACGGCTACAGCGGCTTTGGCGACATGTTTGTATTTCTCTTCTTTGGTTTGCTGGGCGTAATGGGAACCTACTACCTACACGCCCACGTGATACGGCTCGACCTGCTGCTACCGGCAACATCCATTGGACTGCTGAGCGCGGGAGTGCTTAACCTGAACAACTTACGCGATGTAAACAACGACATAAAAACCCACAAGCATACGCTGGTGGTAATGATGGGCAGCTCCAAGGCAAAGGTTTACCACTTGTTGCTACTGGTGGTGGCGCTGATAACCGGAGGGCTCTACATAATGCTGCACTACCACACGCTTTACCAGCTGCTGTTTGTGATAACCATTCTGCCGCTTACCCTCAACGTAAGGGCGGTGTTCACCAACCGCATCCCCGCCGAGCTCAACAACGAGCTAAAGCGCCTTTCGCTCTCCACTCTCCTATTTTCGGTAACCTTTGGGATGGGATTGCTGCTGTAGCAACTCAATTTATAGACACTTCACCCGGAAGGGGCAAGAAGTTTATGCAAAACAATATTTGATGGACCAATGCTAGAGGCAAGATATATAGGACACATACTCAACTTCAAGATTCCAGGGAAAACCTCGCGCGGAACGCTCACCGAGAAGAAGTCATACTACCTGCTGCTTCACGACACCGCCAGCGGTGCCACCGGCATTGGAGAGTGCTCAACCCTACCCGACCTGAGCATTGACCATACACCCGGCTATGCCGATAAGCTGCAGGAGGTGTGCGACAGCATTACCAATGGCAAGAGCCACATTGACCTAGAGCAATTTCCATCCATTGCCTTTGGCGTGGAGACGGCCCTGCAAAGCCTTCAAAACGCCAGTTCGGGAACCAACATCCTTTTCCCCTCAGCCTTTACCAGAGGCGAGAAGGGCATCCCCATTAATGGGCTGGTGTGGATGGGCGACCGAGAATTCATGGAGAAGCAGATTTCGGAGAAGCTGGAGTCCGGGTTTACCTGCATAAAGCTGAAGATTGGGGCGCTGGACTTCGATACCGAGCTGGACGTTCTGCGTAACCTCCGACAAACCTTCTCTCCCAGCGACATTGAAATACGCGTGGATGCCAACGGAGCATTCACCCCAAAGGAGGCTCTCGGTAAGTTGGAACGGCTGGCGCAATTCTCCATTCACTCCATTGAGCAACCCATACGGCAGGGGCAGCCGGAGGAGATGGCACGCCTCTGCGCCAAATCGCCCATACCCATTGCGCTAGACGAGGAGCTCATAGGAGTTCCAAAAGCCAACAGGCTGCCGCTGCTTCAGCAAATAAAACCACAATACATTATTCTTAAGCCCAGCCTAATCGGTGGATTTGCGGGTAGTTGCAGCTGGATTGATGCCGCCAACCACACCAACACGGGCTGGTGGGTAACCTCGGCGCTGGAAGGGAATATTGGTCTAAACGCCATTGCGCAGTGGACCTTTACGCTCAACAGCAGCATGCCTCAGGGGCTGGGAACGGGGCAGGTCTTTACAAACAACATCCCGTCGCCGCTCACCATTCGCGAAGGAAAGCTGCACTACGATATCACCAACCCGTGGAACCTAACCATGTGCCAATGGAAAGAGTAGAGCAACGGTTAACCCTCAACGGAGTTACCCGCTCGGGCAATGAGCTGCTGCACCACTGCACCAGTGAGGCGCAAAACCCGCTTCTCCCCGAATGGGAGCGCAGCGTGCACCGCTTTATTTTGGAGTGGCTCGACGGCAACGACTACGTTACGCTCTTCACCTCCGGCTCCACCGGGGCACCCAAGGAGATACGCCAGCTAAAGCGCCACATGCTGGCCTCGGCTGGGCTAACCCGCGACTATTTTGAACTAAACGCTAATACGCAGGCACTCCTCTGCCTGCCCATAAGCTACATTGCTGGGAAGATGATGGTGGTGCGCGCCTTTCTCACCGGCATGAACCTTATTACAACGGAACCTTCGGCTAACCCCTTTGAGGCCATTCACGCACCCATAACCTTTGCCGCCATTACCCCCTACCAGCTGGCCCACTCCATGGATACGCTGCGGCGTGGCGAGGTGGATACCATAATAGTGGGCGGAGGCGAGATACCCGCCGAACTCGATGAGCAGTGCAGCACGCTGCCAACCAGCATTTACGCCACCTACGGTATGACCGAAACCAGCTCGCACGTGGCGCTGCGGGCGGTAAACGGACCAAAGCAGAGCCTCCTTTACGAAATACTTCCCGGCGTGGAGGTAAGCAACGATTCGCGTGGTTGCCTAACCATTACTGCCCCTGCCCTCACCAACCAAACGCTGGTTACCAACGATGTGGTGCGCATTGCCGACAGCCGCCACTTTGAGTGGATAGGGCGCGCCGACAACGTAATAAACAGCGGCGGGGTAAAGATATTCCCCGAACAGGTGGAGAAGAAGCTCTTCCCCCACATCCACCGCCGCTACTTTGTGGCCGGGCAACCCGACGATACACTGGGCGAGCGCGTGGTGCTATTTACCGAGGGCGAACCGCTGCAGGCTGATGAGCAGCAACAACTACAGAACCTATTCCCCACTATACTGCAGCGCTACGAAATTCCACGCCAGCTGGTTGCCATACCCCACTTTCTGCTCTCCGATGCCGGGAAGGTGCAGAAGCGGGCCACGCTGGAGCAATACCACAAAGGCAACTTGGAGGAGTAGACCCAACCCCTTGCAAACTTAGTTGATTACCAGTAAGACAATCAAGTACAGCCATGTTCAGAACATGACAGCCAGACCCAGCACCTATCTTCATGCTTTCAATTGATCGTTTTACCTCCTAACTTACTAGTAATTAATAGTTATTCATTTTGGGGTGTTTATCCAAAAATATCATACCTTGCTATAATGTTTTCAGCGTAATCAATAATTATTATATTTTTATTCACCATATTAGTGAAGTTTTTTTAAACTTTTTTATATTTGCACCGTTACTATGATAGTAGTATTTGAAGAAGATTACCTTCAAGAGTTATTTGAACATGGTAAGGCAAAAAATAAGAAACATGCATACCAACCCCAGGTAATCAAAAAGTATATCAAAGTGGTAAATATCCTTCGTGCTGTAAAAAGAATTGAGGATTTATTCCGTTTCAACTCCCTCAACTAT from Williamwhitmania sp. encodes the following:
- the menB gene encoding 1,4-dihydroxy-2-naphthoyl-CoA synthase yields the protein MSSRNWTTIKEFEQIKFEYFEGIAKITINRPRYRNAFTPDTVKEMIESMVYCRESPDIYTVILTGEGDKAFCSGGDQNIKSTAGYIGKDGVPRLNVLDLQKLIRSLPKPVVAMVNGYAIGGGHVLHVVCDLSIASENAIFGQTGPKVGSFDAGFGSSYLARVVGQKKAREIWFLCEQYSAQEALEMGLVNKVVPFDQLEDATVAWCKKMMEHSPLALRMIKAGLNAELDGQAGIQELAGNATMLFYMTEEAQEGKRAFLEKRKPDFKKFPRLP
- the menA gene encoding 1,4-dihydroxy-2-naphthoate octaprenyltransferase, producing MRKLIHWMHAIRPKTLPLALSSSILGSFIAAADGLFRWSVFVLAAATSLLLQVLSNLANDYGDFAKGTDTAERIGPARMVQTGAITSRQMVWAIAAVSLMTLVSGSLLIFEGLGGGHALLKVIFFLLGLTAIGAAINYTVGKNPYGYSGFGDMFVFLFFGLLGVMGTYYLHAHVIRLDLLLPATSIGLLSAGVLNLNNLRDVNNDIKTHKHTLVVMMGSSKAKVYHLLLLVVALITGGLYIMLHYHTLYQLLFVITILPLTLNVRAVFTNRIPAELNNELKRLSLSTLLFSVTFGMGLLL
- a CDS encoding o-succinylbenzoate synthase; the protein is MLEARYIGHILNFKIPGKTSRGTLTEKKSYYLLLHDTASGATGIGECSTLPDLSIDHTPGYADKLQEVCDSITNGKSHIDLEQFPSIAFGVETALQSLQNASSGTNILFPSAFTRGEKGIPINGLVWMGDREFMEKQISEKLESGFTCIKLKIGALDFDTELDVLRNLRQTFSPSDIEIRVDANGAFTPKEALGKLERLAQFSIHSIEQPIRQGQPEEMARLCAKSPIPIALDEELIGVPKANRLPLLQQIKPQYIILKPSLIGGFAGSCSWIDAANHTNTGWWVTSALEGNIGLNAIAQWTFTLNSSMPQGLGTGQVFTNNIPSPLTIREGKLHYDITNPWNLTMCQWKE
- a CDS encoding AMP-binding protein yields the protein MERVEQRLTLNGVTRSGNELLHHCTSEAQNPLLPEWERSVHRFILEWLDGNDYVTLFTSGSTGAPKEIRQLKRHMLASAGLTRDYFELNANTQALLCLPISYIAGKMMVVRAFLTGMNLITTEPSANPFEAIHAPITFAAITPYQLAHSMDTLRRGEVDTIIVGGGEIPAELDEQCSTLPTSIYATYGMTETSSHVALRAVNGPKQSLLYEILPGVEVSNDSRGCLTITAPALTNQTLVTNDVVRIADSRHFEWIGRADNVINSGGVKIFPEQVEKKLFPHIHRRYFVAGQPDDTLGERVVLFTEGEPLQADEQQQLQNLFPTILQRYEIPRQLVAIPHFLLSDAGKVQKRATLEQYHKGNLEE
- a CDS encoding type II toxin-antitoxin system RelE/ParE family toxin gives rise to the protein MIVVFEEDYLQELFEHGKAKNKKHAYQPQVIKKYIKVVNILRAVKRIEDLFRFNSLNYEKLTNIDVESVRVDGKYRLEFRSRVEGAEPNTITICSLIDLSKHYQ